A stretch of DNA from Anopheles nili chromosome 2, idAnoNiliSN_F5_01, whole genome shotgun sequence:
CAAACCCAAAACGCCCCATTAGCGAAATGCCAGAAACACCCGAGGAACGTCCAACgatttatgtttattgttGCGATCGCGCAGCCGTAGGGAAAATTTCCAACCCGGTTCGTTGGGGATGGATTTCCAAACATGGACCATCGTTGACCATGAGATGAGCCGTAAAACGGCTTTGgtattctttttccttttggctTAGCTACGGTTGGGGAATTATCCATAAAACCttggtttctttctctctcagtTCCTTCGTGACGTACTGTTCGCGGAACAAAAATTGGATTTTCTTCTCTACCATTCGTACAAGCTACATGTAGGAATTAGCTGTAACGAACCACCGAAAAAAGAACATTAGCGCGCGATCTGGAACGGTGTTGTTTCGGATGATCAAGTAGGCTTTGGCTTTGTGAGCATAATGCCGAGTCATCATGGCAACCGCGTAAATGCGTACATCCATTGGCGCAATTTTACTGaaaagtaatgaaaaacaacaatgaaatGTAATACAACTAAGAGCTAGCGTACAGCTCATTAAATTCACGTTAAACCCCACGTGTGCAGTTACTGACCGGGAGTTATTCTATGTTGAGAAAATCGGCGCCATTTATTCTGTAGCGCGCTGTTGGACCAGCTGAGCGAGATGTTGACATATCGTGTGTGGTAAGTGAAGCAAAAGCACTCTCGATATGTTTGTTCCCAAGAAATAAACCCACATTCTGAATCGCGTGCGCAGGTTTATTCTACTATGCGCTTGCACGTGCTCAGTCGCTGGAGTCCTGAAAGTTCGGTGTGAAAGGACGTACTGTGCGATCTACAATTTGAATCTTACAGAGGGTTTCACATTTCCACGTTACCTGTTCAATGATACGACGACAATGAACGTCGTAAACGTGCGTGGTGTATCCTTTAACCTAACCGCACTGCCCAATTTGGGGAAGCTGGCACATCTCACGGTGGAAGAATCGCGTATCGAGCATTTAGTGTTAACGCTCACCACAAACCGCTCTACGGTGAGCATCCTAAATGTGGTATCCTTGAGGGCGATCACTTTCCACAGGTGCCGCCATCTGGTGGAAATAAACATAGACAAAACACGGCTGGCCGTCATCCCGGAGACGCTGTACACGCAGAGTTCACTCGAGGTCCTGTCGATCAGCAATTCGCTCCTTGTGATCCTTGATTTCAATCTGCTCGCCAAGTTCCCCAATTTGCGGCACGTAAACTTTAGCTACAATAGAGTGCACACGGTTCTCATCTCACCGGAAACTCGCTGCTGCCAGCAGCTGGTTACGATCGATATGAACTTTAATCTGCTGGAAAGGTTTGATTTCGGAGCATTCGCACGTATGGATGAACTCGCTTCTATTTTGCTTAGACAAAATCGATTGCGCACGGTTCGGAACACGGAACGATATGCCGGACTCGCGAATCTCACGCAGATCAGCAGCTTTCAAAGGTTGTACATTATCGATCTTTCGCAAAATCAGCTCCGGCAA
This window harbors:
- the LOC128728118 gene encoding leucine-rich repeat-containing G-protein coupled receptor 5A-like, with translation MNVVNVRGVSFNLTALPNLGKLAHLTVEESRIEHLVLTLTTNRSTVSILNVVSLRAITFHRCRHLVEINIDKTRLAVIPETLYTQSSLEVLSISNSLLVILDFNLLAKFPNLRHVNFSYNRVHTVLISPETRCCQQLVTIDMNFNLLERFDFGAFARMDELASILLRQNRLRTVRNTERYAGLANLTQISSFQRLYIIDLSQNQLRQIDLSLFASMHRLKELFLSDSKLTKLIATKLPPRLELLDVSENHIPEAELSPLEDVLSLIVDIDKASL